The Acidimicrobiia bacterium region GGCCGCGGCGTATCCGGGCATCGCCGCGTTCGCGGGACGCACGTCGTGAGCCGGCTCAAGAACATCAACGCGCCCTCGCGCATCGCGTTCCTCACCGTGTTCAGCGTTGCGTTCCTGTTCGTGTTCGTGTTCCCGACGCGGTCGTACCTCTCGCAGCGCACGCAGGTGAACCGCGCCCGTCACGACCTCACGATCCTGCGCTCGCAGAACAAGGCGCTCGCGAGCGAAGCCGCGAAGTTGCACACGAAGTCGGAGATCGAACGCATCGCGCGCGAGCGTTACAACATGGCGTCGCCGGGCGAGAAGCTGTTCACGGTCGTGCCCGTCGCACCGACGACGACCCTGCCGCCGACGACCACCACGACGACCACGATTCCCACGACCACCGCGGCGGCACCCACCACGACCGTCGCCGGGCCGACCGTCGCCGCGCAGCCCGGCCAGTAGTCGCTTTCTCGCAACCGGTTTGCCCGCACCGGGCGCTTACCGGTTGCATGGGGCCGATGCCGACGGCCGCTGAGATCGCCCGCCTCTCCGAGCTGCTCGGACGCGCGCCGCAGGCCGACTTCGAGATCGTCGCCACGACCGCCGACGGCGAGCCGGCGGTCATCCGCAACGCACCTCTGCTCGACGACGGCACTCCGATGCCGACCCGGTACTGGCTCGTCGACCGCGATCTCGTGCGCCGCGTGTCGCGCATCGAGGCCGACGGCGGGGTGCGCGCCGCGGAAGCCGAGATCCCGGCCGACGCGATCCGGCGCGCGCACGACGCGTACGCGGCCGAGCGCGACACCGCGCTGCCGGTCGAACACCGCGGGCCGCGTCCGCACGGTGGGGTCGGCGGGACGCGCGTCGGCGTGAAGTGTCTGCACGCGCACTACGCGCACCACCTCGCGGGCGGGGAGGATCCGGTCGGCAGATGGGTCGCGCGGCGGCTCGCATCGGAGGGCTCGTCATGACCCGCGTCGCCGCCGTCGACATCGGAACCAACTCGACGCGTCTGCTCGTCGCCGACGTCGACGGACGCGGCGCCGATGCGACGCTCGAACCGGTGCAGCGCGAGATGCGCATCACGCG contains the following coding sequences:
- a CDS encoding septum formation initiator family protein, whose product is MSRLKNINAPSRIAFLTVFSVAFLFVFVFPTRSYLSQRTQVNRARHDLTILRSQNKALASEAAKLHTKSEIERIARERYNMASPGEKLFTVVPVAPTTTLPPTTTTTTTIPTTTAAAPTTTVAGPTVAAQPGQ
- a CDS encoding DUF501 domain-containing protein, with the protein product MPTAAEIARLSELLGRAPQADFEIVATTADGEPAVIRNAPLLDDGTPMPTRYWLVDRDLVRRVSRIEADGGVRAAEAEIPADAIRRAHDAYAAERDTALPVEHRGPRPHGGVGGTRVGVKCLHAHYAHHLAGGEDPVGRWVARRLASEGSS